The proteins below are encoded in one region of Fibrella aestuarina BUZ 2:
- a CDS encoding MBL fold metallo-hydrolase — translation MIIRSTLLVLCLLTACAPRYKGPVTDHFNGKKFVNTGPPVERQGGLLKWLLHRDKGPWLDNPDALPGPKPATCVPGDSVVITFVGHSSFLIQTDGLNILTDPVWSDKIGPTKWLGIKRRRPPGLRYEDLPPIDVVLLSHCHYDHLDLGTLRRLASDFSPQMVTPLGVSYLPKKVGGKTTRELDWNDRLELLPNLTVTATEARHFSNRGMGDRDRTLWAGYLLHTRFGTIYFAGDTGYGDLFPKIAQKAASSESGAIKLAMLPIGSYRPTWFMAPVHMSPIDAVKAFNDLGRPQSVGIHFGTFQQGDDGLFEPQQDLTKELLNQKIPLQRFTVPTEGKAMVFKK, via the coding sequence ATGATAATTCGCTCTACGCTACTCGTACTCTGCTTGCTGACGGCCTGCGCCCCGCGTTATAAAGGGCCCGTTACCGATCATTTCAATGGTAAAAAGTTTGTCAATACAGGCCCGCCAGTGGAACGGCAGGGGGGCCTGCTCAAATGGCTGCTGCACCGCGACAAAGGCCCCTGGCTCGACAATCCCGACGCGCTACCGGGCCCTAAACCAGCAACCTGCGTTCCGGGCGACAGCGTGGTGATCACGTTTGTCGGGCATTCCAGCTTTCTGATTCAGACCGATGGCCTCAACATCCTGACCGACCCGGTCTGGAGCGACAAAATCGGGCCTACGAAGTGGCTGGGCATCAAGCGCCGCCGCCCACCGGGGCTGCGTTACGAAGACCTGCCGCCCATCGACGTCGTGCTACTGAGTCACTGCCATTACGACCACCTCGACCTGGGTACGTTGCGCCGACTAGCCAGCGACTTCTCGCCGCAAATGGTAACGCCGCTGGGCGTGTCGTACCTGCCGAAAAAAGTGGGCGGCAAAACCACGCGTGAACTCGACTGGAACGACCGGCTGGAGCTACTACCCAATCTGACCGTGACCGCTACCGAGGCCCGCCACTTCAGCAATCGGGGCATGGGCGACCGTGATCGTACGCTCTGGGCGGGGTACCTGCTGCATACCCGGTTTGGCACGATCTATTTTGCTGGCGATACGGGCTACGGCGATCTCTTTCCGAAAATAGCCCAGAAGGCTGCGAGCAGTGAAAGCGGGGCTATCAAGCTGGCGATGCTGCCGATTGGCTCCTACCGCCCCACCTGGTTCATGGCGCCAGTGCACATGTCGCCCATCGACGCGGTGAAGGCGTTCAATGATCTGGGGCGGCCGCAAAGTGTCGGCATTCATTTCGGCACGTTCCAGCAAGGCGATGACGGTCTGTTTGAACCCCAACAAGACCTAACGAAGGAACTACTCAACCAAAAAATTCCCCTCCAGCGGTTTACCGTACCGACAGAGGGGAAAGCAATGGTATTCAAGAAATAG
- a CDS encoding RICIN domain-containing protein: MPVSPGQTLPAGFNNSKAQDGYTIPIGIVFSKDSRYQFVWTKDGYLWASVWNGTQYVKQATPVINLVNEVGNWGDFGLLSVALDPNFEQNGFAYFFYVVDRYQLFNGGRADYDLNRNDYYNATIGRLTRYKLVTSGGTVSADYNTRKLLLGESKKTGVPLTHQSHAGGTIVFGRDGSLLLSTGDNASFTSIDKGSAPETYYQAALADTIMTPNENVGAFRSQMLTSLCGKVLRLDPNTGDGLSSNPYYDPANPRSAKSRVWTLGLRNPYRMTLQPGTGSTNPADGNPGTLLIGDVGWDQWEDLHVIRTGGENAGWPLFEGITPQTGYTNAAQTLLNRDEPNPDPSCGKPYLTFADLLRDEVSPAAGTVVATSPCGTTPLPGLQRRYFHSRPALDWRHGEAIARTPTFNGNTPTATPLGAAGGVAGTPFPGNCSTAGAYYPANPAFPAAWQNTYFFADYGTNWIKAATLSPDGKVTQVRDFLSASTGINSIVDVEYNPLDGALYYVNVFAGSVMKISYGGNRPPVAVATTTSLTGTSPLSVTFNAGASTDPDGDALTYAWDFGDGTSSTLASPVKVFASLPGKGFTVQLTVRDSKGLSDSKSFQVSLNNAAPTARITSPVANSKYALDKASNYTLTASVADESPETLTYAWQVRLHHNNHEHREAVINQASPTVVISPVGCDGEDYYYLITLNVTDAGGLTAQDSVRIYPDCNSPSLAITNLTAAPLTNAVRLNWTNPTISFDNVLVVGKVGSGFTDRPNAPTYTANSSFTANSAEFFGGKVLYQGVATSLTVTELMAGQPYYFRVYTRRGSAWTGGVEISATPAGSTPPPLSVTGVVPNTCYRIYSRVSGRVLGVENGVKDDGGAVRQRTDANQDWQRWKFEPIDNGYYQIVAAHSDKVLDVWWSSPENGAGLQQWSSNGVYSRNQHWSLQRNAEGYFQITARHSGKALDVQNSNQTEGGMVVQYTPNGTTAQQWLIEERACTTTGGSSTTVAQPTAVIDPAKCYRIQSRSSGKVLNVPSGLPDDGVNIRQNTNTDRPWQKWRFYPIDGGYYRVSVQHNGKSIEVPNYSTADGTLLHQWTFWGGDHQQWSVVRNTEGFYTFTNRNSGKRIDVRGFNTNEGGDIIQSAATTGTNQQWSITETTCPVGGRIGFVDEPTTAAFNLWPNPARDHVLIDLSAVVGQPVGLSVTDLAGRSLQQLQLNAAPAAPFRLNTGQLANGLYLINIAPDGWKPATLRFIIQQ; the protein is encoded by the coding sequence GTGCCCGTTTCCCCAGGGCAAACGCTGCCTGCCGGCTTCAACAATAGCAAAGCACAGGATGGTTATACCATACCAATCGGCATTGTTTTCAGCAAAGACAGCCGCTATCAGTTTGTCTGGACTAAAGACGGCTACCTGTGGGCGTCGGTCTGGAACGGAACGCAGTATGTGAAACAAGCCACACCGGTTATCAACTTAGTCAATGAGGTGGGTAACTGGGGCGATTTCGGGCTGCTGAGCGTGGCGCTCGACCCGAATTTCGAGCAGAACGGGTTTGCTTATTTTTTCTACGTCGTCGACCGATACCAACTTTTCAACGGTGGCCGGGCCGACTACGACCTTAATCGGAATGACTACTACAATGCCACCATTGGCCGCCTGACCCGGTATAAGCTGGTGACCTCGGGCGGCACCGTCAGCGCCGATTACAACACCCGAAAGCTGCTGTTGGGCGAAAGCAAAAAGACGGGCGTGCCGCTCACGCACCAGTCGCATGCCGGTGGCACCATTGTATTTGGGCGCGATGGCTCACTACTCCTGTCGACTGGCGATAATGCCAGCTTTACCAGTATCGACAAAGGCTCTGCTCCCGAGACTTACTACCAGGCTGCACTGGCCGATACCATCATGACGCCCAACGAAAACGTCGGGGCTTTCCGGTCGCAGATGCTTACTTCGCTGTGCGGTAAAGTGCTGCGGCTCGACCCTAATACGGGCGATGGGCTCAGCAGTAATCCGTACTACGATCCGGCCAATCCACGGTCGGCGAAGTCGCGCGTCTGGACACTGGGTCTGCGCAATCCCTACCGGATGACGCTACAACCCGGTACGGGCAGCACCAACCCGGCCGACGGTAACCCAGGTACGTTGCTTATTGGCGATGTGGGCTGGGATCAATGGGAAGATCTGCACGTGATCCGGACGGGCGGGGAAAACGCAGGCTGGCCGCTGTTTGAGGGGATTACACCACAAACGGGCTACACAAACGCTGCGCAGACGTTGCTGAACCGCGATGAGCCCAACCCTGATCCGTCCTGTGGAAAGCCATATCTGACCTTCGCCGATCTGCTTCGCGACGAGGTCAGCCCTGCCGCAGGAACCGTGGTGGCGACAAGCCCTTGCGGCACAACTCCGCTGCCCGGTTTACAGCGCCGTTACTTCCATAGCCGGCCCGCCCTCGACTGGAGACATGGCGAAGCAATAGCCCGTACGCCTACCTTCAACGGCAATACGCCCACGGCTACGCCGCTGGGAGCGGCTGGCGGCGTGGCTGGTACGCCGTTTCCCGGCAACTGTTCTACCGCCGGGGCTTACTATCCGGCTAACCCGGCGTTTCCGGCCGCCTGGCAAAACACGTATTTCTTTGCCGATTATGGTACCAACTGGATCAAAGCGGCCACGCTCTCGCCCGATGGCAAAGTGACGCAGGTACGTGATTTTCTGTCGGCCTCAACGGGTATCAATAGCATCGTGGATGTGGAATACAACCCGCTCGACGGCGCGCTGTATTACGTGAATGTCTTCGCGGGCAGCGTCATGAAAATCAGCTATGGCGGCAATCGTCCCCCGGTGGCCGTGGCAACAACTACGTCGCTGACAGGTACGTCGCCGCTGAGTGTGACGTTCAACGCAGGCGCCTCGACCGACCCTGATGGCGACGCGCTCACGTATGCCTGGGATTTCGGTGACGGCACCAGTTCAACCCTGGCCAGCCCCGTAAAGGTGTTTGCCAGCTTGCCCGGCAAAGGCTTCACCGTGCAGCTGACGGTGCGGGATAGCAAAGGGCTAAGCGACAGCAAGTCGTTTCAGGTGTCGCTCAACAACGCCGCCCCCACGGCTCGAATCACCAGCCCGGTCGCCAACAGCAAGTATGCCCTCGACAAAGCCAGCAATTACACGCTCACGGCCAGCGTCGCTGACGAGTCGCCCGAAACGCTCACCTACGCCTGGCAGGTGCGGCTACACCACAATAACCACGAGCACCGGGAAGCGGTCATCAATCAGGCGTCACCAACCGTGGTGATCTCCCCCGTAGGCTGCGATGGCGAAGATTACTATTATCTGATTACGCTGAACGTCACGGATGCGGGTGGCCTCACCGCGCAGGATTCGGTGCGGATTTACCCGGATTGCAACTCGCCAAGCCTGGCCATCACCAACCTGACTGCCGCACCGCTCACCAATGCGGTACGGCTGAACTGGACCAACCCGACGATCTCGTTCGACAATGTACTGGTTGTGGGCAAAGTCGGCTCGGGTTTTACCGATCGGCCCAATGCGCCAACCTATACGGCCAATAGCAGCTTCACGGCCAACAGCGCTGAGTTTTTCGGCGGGAAGGTGCTGTACCAAGGCGTGGCGACTTCCCTGACAGTGACGGAGTTGATGGCTGGTCAACCGTATTATTTTCGGGTCTATACTCGCCGTGGTTCGGCCTGGACGGGCGGCGTGGAGATCAGCGCAACGCCTGCAGGCTCGACGCCGCCACCCCTATCGGTGACGGGCGTAGTGCCCAATACCTGCTACCGGATTTACTCGCGGGTGAGTGGCCGGGTGCTGGGTGTCGAGAATGGTGTAAAAGACGACGGGGGTGCCGTTCGGCAGCGCACCGACGCCAACCAGGATTGGCAGCGGTGGAAATTTGAACCCATCGATAATGGCTATTACCAGATCGTAGCGGCGCATAGCGATAAGGTGCTCGACGTATGGTGGTCGTCGCCCGAAAATGGGGCGGGGCTGCAACAGTGGAGTTCGAATGGGGTGTATAGCCGTAACCAGCACTGGTCGCTCCAGCGCAACGCCGAAGGGTACTTCCAGATCACGGCCCGCCACTCGGGTAAAGCGCTCGACGTGCAGAACAGCAATCAGACCGAAGGCGGGATGGTCGTTCAGTATACGCCTAACGGTACCACCGCGCAGCAATGGCTGATCGAAGAACGAGCCTGCACCACTACGGGCGGCAGTTCGACCACCGTAGCCCAGCCCACGGCCGTCATTGATCCGGCCAAGTGTTACCGGATTCAGTCACGCAGTAGTGGTAAAGTCCTGAACGTACCCTCCGGACTGCCCGACGATGGCGTGAACATTCGGCAGAACACCAACACGGATCGACCCTGGCAGAAATGGCGTTTCTATCCCATCGACGGCGGTTATTACCGGGTGTCGGTGCAGCATAACGGCAAGTCGATCGAGGTGCCCAATTACTCAACGGCCGACGGGACGCTGCTCCACCAGTGGACATTCTGGGGAGGCGATCACCAGCAGTGGAGCGTCGTACGCAATACGGAAGGCTTCTACACCTTCACGAACCGTAACTCGGGTAAACGCATCGACGTGCGGGGATTCAATACCAACGAAGGGGGCGACATTATCCAGTCGGCGGCTACAACCGGCACCAACCAGCAGTGGAGCATCACCGAAACGACCTGTCCCGTGGGTGGCCGGATCGGTTTTGTCGACGAACCCACAACGGCGGCCTTTAACCTGTGGCCCAACCCGGCCCGCGACCACGTGCTGATCGACCTCAGCGCGGTGGTTGGCCAACCGGTCGGGCTGAGTGTAACCGATCTGGCAGGCCGATCCCTACAACAGCTTCAACTAAATGCTGCTCCAGCCGCCCCCTTCCGACTAAATACAGGGCAGCTCGCCAACGGCCTATACCTGATCAACATTGCCCCCGACGGCTGGAAACCAGCCACGCTCCGGTTTATTATCCAACAATAA
- a CDS encoding M28 family peptidase, giving the protein MIHFTQRIRQLALGLALLSTAALAQKLPADNRAAIREVDLKRDLYKLADDHFQGRVAGSLNELKASAWIAEQLRAMGLQPGGDDGTYFQFFHIQRTRVSETSRFVVGGKALTYGPDVIALAPAIASVDAPLVYVGTGSPEEMAKVDVKGKAVAILFSGNPPGDLSFRRFMLSTMNRRAAEFVKAGAVATLFVSDSRADAIYNWWSSAMEMGRYDLPGGPNTRVFSQAPLLWLPAKALPMVQQPNQQFTNVVNVESFSYPSVNIIAKLPGTDPTLKNEYVLISTHQDHDGIRRAVAGDSIYNGADDNATGCAAALAIGRAFAQKPGKRSLLIVFHGAEERGLLGSRYFVDHPTVPKSSIAAVLNGEMMGRNAPDSAALLGSQPPHRNSLDLVNMAMAANGATAKFKLDTLWDRPDHPEGWYFRSDHLPYARANVPAICFTTLLHPDYHTPRDEPARIDYAKLANMTRWMYVTAWQVANEPKRPVVDAGFKLER; this is encoded by the coding sequence GTGATTCACTTCACTCAACGCATTCGGCAACTGGCGTTGGGGCTGGCGCTGTTATCGACTGCCGCCCTAGCCCAGAAACTGCCTGCCGACAACCGGGCGGCTATCCGCGAAGTCGACCTCAAACGCGATCTCTACAAACTCGCCGACGACCATTTTCAGGGCCGCGTGGCGGGGTCGCTCAATGAACTGAAAGCATCTGCCTGGATTGCCGAGCAACTGCGGGCAATGGGCCTGCAACCCGGTGGCGACGACGGCACGTATTTCCAGTTTTTCCACATTCAACGTACCCGCGTGAGCGAAACGAGCCGCTTTGTAGTAGGTGGTAAAGCGCTGACGTACGGCCCCGACGTGATTGCGCTGGCCCCGGCCATAGCCTCCGTCGACGCGCCGCTGGTGTATGTTGGCACGGGCTCGCCCGAGGAGATGGCGAAGGTGGATGTGAAAGGCAAAGCGGTGGCGATTCTGTTTTCGGGAAATCCACCGGGCGACCTAAGTTTTCGCCGGTTTATGCTGTCGACCATGAACCGCCGCGCCGCCGAGTTCGTGAAAGCGGGTGCCGTGGCTACGCTCTTTGTATCAGACAGCCGGGCCGATGCTATCTACAACTGGTGGAGCAGCGCCATGGAAATGGGGCGCTATGACCTGCCGGGCGGTCCCAACACACGTGTCTTTTCGCAGGCTCCGCTGCTGTGGCTACCTGCCAAAGCATTGCCGATGGTGCAGCAGCCCAATCAGCAGTTTACCAACGTGGTCAATGTAGAAAGCTTCAGCTACCCGTCGGTGAACATTATAGCGAAATTACCCGGTACCGACCCGACGCTGAAAAACGAATACGTGCTGATCAGCACTCACCAGGATCATGATGGCATTCGCCGGGCCGTGGCGGGCGATTCCATCTATAACGGCGCCGACGACAACGCTACGGGCTGTGCGGCGGCGCTGGCGATTGGCCGGGCCTTTGCGCAAAAACCGGGCAAGCGCTCGCTACTGATCGTCTTCCACGGCGCGGAAGAGCGGGGGCTGCTGGGGTCGCGTTATTTTGTCGACCACCCAACGGTGCCTAAATCGAGTATCGCGGCGGTGCTGAATGGCGAGATGATGGGCCGAAATGCGCCGGATAGTGCGGCACTGCTTGGGTCACAGCCACCCCATCGCAATTCGCTCGACCTGGTCAATATGGCGATGGCGGCCAATGGGGCTACGGCGAAATTTAAGCTCGACACGCTCTGGGATCGGCCCGACCACCCCGAGGGCTGGTATTTCCGCTCTGATCACCTGCCTTATGCCCGCGCCAACGTACCCGCGATCTGCTTCACGACGCTGCTGCACCCCGATTACCACACCCCCCGCGACGAGCCCGCCCGCATCGACTACGCCAAGCTCGCCAACATGACCCGCTGGATGTACGTGACGGCTTGGCAAGTCGCCAACGAACCCAAACGCCCCGTCGTCGACGCCGGCTTCAAGCTGGAAAGGTAA
- a CDS encoding RidA family protein translates to MMFIQTPDAAPAGGHYSQAVTHNGLVYVSGLLPVLPSGEKLIDAPLARQVQAVLENLNAILTAAHSAPDQVLQVRIYVIDINDWTEINRLYMAFFGPHKPARAVVPVPTLHYGLRLELEATAVCSNEV, encoded by the coding sequence ATGATGTTTATCCAAACCCCCGATGCCGCCCCCGCTGGCGGGCATTATTCGCAGGCCGTCACCCACAACGGTCTGGTTTACGTATCTGGTCTGTTACCCGTGTTGCCGTCCGGCGAAAAACTCATCGACGCGCCCCTGGCCCGGCAGGTACAGGCCGTTTTAGAAAATCTGAACGCGATCCTGACAGCCGCTCACAGCGCCCCCGATCAGGTGTTACAGGTACGTATCTACGTCATCGACATCAACGACTGGACCGAAATAAATCGCCTGTACATGGCCTTCTTTGGCCCACACAAACCCGCCCGCGCCGTGGTACCCGTGCCAACCCTACACTATGGCCTCCGCCTGGAACTGGAAGCCACAGCCGTCTGTAGCAACGAGGTGTAG